The Streptomyces sp. NBC_00335 DNA window GATCGCCGCGAAGGCGTGCGGGATGAATCCCTGGCCGCGCAGCTCCTGGTCCACGTCGCCGAACACGGGCTGGTCCTCGTACAGCGGGACGAAGGAGACCTCCGTGTGCACGGCCACGGCCTCGGCCAGTTTTCTCCGCGCGCCTTGGAAGACCATCAGCTCGGCCCCCTGGATGTCGATCTTCAGCAGGTCGAAGGTGCCGACCGCTTCGACGTCGTCCAGTCGCCGGGTGGAGACGGGGATCTCCTCGCGGATCCGGCCCCACTCGCTGAAGCCGTTGAAGAGCCCCAGCCTGTTCGTGTCGGGGCGGAAGAGGCTGGTCATCCCGGAGCTGGTGGCTACGAAGAGCGTGTGGGTGCCGCCGTCGCCGAGGGCGTCGGGCAGGTAGGTCTCGTACGGACCCTTGCGGCGTCGCAGGGTGTCCAGGGCATCGGGCTGGGGCTCGAATCCGGTCACCCTGCACAGGCCCGCCTCCAGCATGCTCCGGTACGGCGGGTCTCCGTCGATCGGGTTGGCGCCCACGTCGACCACGTGGGTCGGACGGGTCGGCCGCACCAGGTCGAGCAGCGGTGAAGCGGCGTGGGCCGCGGCAGTGACGGTCATGGGAGCTCTCCGGGTGTCCAGCTGACGGGGGCGTGAAAAGGGCGGACGGTCAGGCGAATGCCCGGGATCCCACGCCCAGCTTGCGGCGCGCGAACTCGAGGTTCGCGAGGATCCGGTCCTGCTGGTCGCCGGGCAGTTTGCCTTCCTGGAGCAGGCGTTCGCAGCAGTCCGACGACTCCTGGTACTCCCCGGTCCAGTAGGCGGCCACCGCGAGCTCGTCGAGTGCGCGCCAGTCGTGCCAGGCGAACTCGACGAAGAGGATGTCGTCCGGGTGCGGCACCCGTACCGCCTGCCGGGCGAACAGGTAGGCGAGGGGCCAGCGGCTTTCGAGGCGGCAGAGGCGGGCGAGGTCACCGAGGGCCTCCGCGCGTGAGGGACGGCTCTCGTGTGCGCGGAGGTAGCGGTCCATCACCTCGGCCGACGGCCTCTCGAGAGTGACCGCGAGCCTCGCGGCGTAGAGCTGCGCGCAGTAGGTCTCTTCGGCCCAGCCGCCCATGGCCACCCGGTGGTCGTAGGCGGCGAGGGACTTCTCGGGTTCTCCCGCGTCGCGCCAGCTCTGGGCCAGGTAGAACGCGTAGCGGGTGTTGTCGGGCTCTTTGGCGAGGCCTTCGGTGAGGACTTCCGCATCGCGCAGGTACTTCGCCCGCTGGCCTTCTTCCCGGAGGCGGGCCCCGCCGCCGATGGAGAGGATGTTGAAGCCCTCGATCACGTCGCGGCTGTACTCGGTTCCGGATTCGATGTACTCGTGGAGCACGCCCACGTACCGCCAGGGCAGCCGGGTGGAGACCAGCGCCGGCCGCCAGTGGACGATCGGACCGTCGTGCAGCGCGACCTGGTACGCGTCGAGCGTCAGGTCCGGCATCCGGAACCCGGGCTCGATCTGCATTTCGTCGTCGCCGTCGATGAACAGCAGGTAGTCGGCGCCGGCGCGGGCCAGTTCGATCGCCTCGGTGCGGCTGCCGTCGAACCCCTTCCACGGCCGGTCGTGGAGCGTGCCGGGCAGGTCGGCGAGACAGTCCCGGATGACGTCCTGGGTGCCGTCGGTGGAGCCCGTGTCCACGATCACCCAGGTGTCGATCAGGGGGCGGACCGACTCCAGGCACTTCCGGATGGTCGGGGCCTCGTTCTTGACGATCATGTTCAGGCAGATGGTCGGCCTCACCGCAGCACCCTCTCGTCGGACGGATCGCGGGCGACGTTAGGGAGTACGGCTGCCGATGGGTGGGCGGCACGCCGGTGGCGCTACCCCCCGGTGGCCGTCGGCGCAGCCGTTAGAGGGGGCCTGATCGGCCGATCTGCTGATAAATATCCCCGGCACCTCAAGATCCCGGCACATCCGTCCGTAAGCCCCAAGGACGTTCGAACTCGCAGCCGGAGCGCTACCCGTTCCGGCTCGCATTCCGTTCCGAAGGAGCGCTGCACATGAGTCGTGAGCACCAGACCAAGGTCAAACTCGGTCCTGTCCCCCGCAACCGCGCCTGGATCGCGGGAGGTGCCCTGGCCTCGCTGTCCCTCGTACTCATGGGCATGGCCACCCCCGTCATCGCGGCGGTCAATCCGGCGGTCGCGGCGGTGAGAGCCACGGCCCCGTCGGGCGGCGGCGGAGGCGATGACTGCGAGCCGCACGACGGGCCACCGCGCGACAGGAACCGCGGAGGCGGGGACGACGACGGGCACGGTGGCCGGGGAGACGACGACGGGCGCGACCACCACGACGGGCGCGACCACCACGACGGGCGCGGCGACCACGACGGCCGCGGCGACTGGGGAGACGACGAGGGGCGCGACCCCCACCACGGGCGCGACCACGGGTGCCCGCCCGTAGGCCCGACTGGGCCGACTGGGCCGACCGGTCCCGCGGGTGCGACGGGTGCGACCGGTGCGACCGGCGCGACCGGTGCCACGGGTGCGACCGGTGCTGACGGGGCCACGGGGGCGACCGGCGCCACGGGTGCTGACGGCGCTACGGGTGCTGACGGTGCGACCGGCCCGACCGGCCCGACCGGCCCGACCGGCCCGACCGGCCCGACTGGTGCTGATGGTGCGACGGGCGCTGACGGTGCCACGGGCGCGACCGGTGCTGATGGTGCGACCGGCGCCACGGGCGCTGACGGTGCCACGGGCGCGACCGGTGCTGACGGTGCCACGGGCGCTGACGGTGCGACGGGCGCGACTGGTGCTGACGGGGCCACGGGCGCCACGGGTGCAACCGGCCCGACTGGTGCGGATGGTGCGACGGGCGCGACCGGTGCTGATGGTGCGACGGGCGCGACCGGTGCCGATGGTGCGACCGGCGCCACGGGTGCCGATGGTGCGACCGGCGCCACGGGTGCCACGGGTGCCACGGGTGCGGACGGTGCCACGGGCGCGACCGGCCCGACCGGCCCGACGGGTCCGACAGGTCCGACGGGTGCGACCGGTGCGACCGGTGCGACCGGGGGGTGCAACGCCATCGCCAACTACAAGCCCGCCGCCAACCGCGAGATCAAGGCGGTAATGATCAACGGGGTCGCGTACGTCGGAATCCGGGGGATCCAGCCGAACCCGACGAACTTCGACTGGCACAACCTGACCATCGCCGCGCGGAACCCGGGCTATCCCACCGGGCTTGCGTGCGGCATCGCCGTCGATGAACACTCGAACGGGGCCAACATCGAGATCGCGACCATCGACGGGCGGGTCTTCGAGACCTTCTGCTCGGTCAACAACATGACACCGTCCCTGGACTGCGGGACGCCGATGGCTACGCACCCGTGGACCCAGGTTGTCCCCGGCCCCACGAGCGCTCCCCCGACGAACGTGGTCACCAAGAGCCAGCCCTTCAAGAGCCCGCCCGCCAAGAAGCCTGCCGTCAAGCACCAGGCTGCGAAGAAGCCGGCTGCCAAGCCCAAGCACACAGTCGACAAGGGCAACAAGCACCGCCCCTGACAGCAGCAGCATGACCCACCGGTGAACCCAAGCGCCGGGCCGCTCCTGAGGGAGCGGCCCGGCGTTCGTGTGCTTGCGCTGGAGTGCGCTCCAGCTTCTACAGTGCGGGCCCATGAGCATGCGATACCGAATTCTGGGTGGGACCGGCATCGAGGTCAGCACGCACTGCCTCGGCACGATGATGTTCGGCGCGGTGGGCAATCCGGATCACGAGGAGTGCGCGCGGATCATCCACGCCGCGCTCGATCACGGGATCAACTTCGTGGACACCGCGGACATGTACTCGGCCGGGGAGTCCGAGACGATCGTGGGGAAGGCCCTCAAGGGCCGGCGGGACGACGTCGTGCTCGCGACCAAGGTGCACTTCCAGATGGGCGAGGGCCGCAACCGCAGCGGGAACTCCCGGCGCTGGATCGTGCGTGCCGTCGAGGACAGTCTCCGCCGACTGGACACGGACTGGATCGACCTCTACCAGGTGCACCGGCCCGATCACGGCACGGACGTCGAGGAGACCCTGTCCGTCCTCGGGGATCTGGTCCGGGCCGGCAAGATACGGGCTTTCGGCTGTTC harbors:
- a CDS encoding FkbM family methyltransferase; its protein translation is MTVTAAAHAASPLLDLVRPTRPTHVVDVGANPIDGDPPYRSMLEAGLCRVTGFEPQPDALDTLRRRKGPYETYLPDALGDGGTHTLFVATSSGMTSLFRPDTNRLGLFNGFSEWGRIREEIPVSTRRLDDVEAVGTFDLLKIDIQGAELMVFQGARRKLAEAVAVHTEVSFVPLYEDQPVFGDVDQELRGQGFIPHAFAAIKRWPIAPVVFGGDFRVARHQLLEADVVYVRDFGHPESMTDEQLRQLALVAHHVYDSTDLAYHCLAQLSMRGLADPDAPNRYLAALG
- a CDS encoding tetratricopeptide repeat-containing glycosyltransferase, yielding MRPTICLNMIVKNEAPTIRKCLESVRPLIDTWVIVDTGSTDGTQDVIRDCLADLPGTLHDRPWKGFDGSRTEAIELARAGADYLLFIDGDDEMQIEPGFRMPDLTLDAYQVALHDGPIVHWRPALVSTRLPWRYVGVLHEYIESGTEYSRDVIEGFNILSIGGGARLREEGQRAKYLRDAEVLTEGLAKEPDNTRYAFYLAQSWRDAGEPEKSLAAYDHRVAMGGWAEETYCAQLYAARLAVTLERPSAEVMDRYLRAHESRPSRAEALGDLARLCRLESRWPLAYLFARQAVRVPHPDDILFVEFAWHDWRALDELAVAAYWTGEYQESSDCCERLLQEGKLPGDQQDRILANLEFARRKLGVGSRAFA